In a genomic window of Methanomassiliicoccus sp.:
- a CDS encoding tyrosine-type recombinase/integrase, whose amino-acid sequence MIEKEEIARIMAQDTRFQEFEDFRLWLLGVKVQGVKQAYNNAMNLKALFRKNAVYTINQTEVNRLLAKVRTSGYSSSHQRHLLQALELFIEFKGIQGIQPIKKPRQTRKMPSYLPIEEMKKLIDGCRTYRQLAIVTLFMKTGLRLAELCNLNIGDIDTDNRVIRVRSGKGDRDREVDMDDQLVQILNTYRVKYNIINVKPDHPLFLSERKQRISRHAVEEEIKKVGQQAGFAVKIKPHVLRHSFATHCTQNGTDIISLRDLLGHADISTTEIYLHCNNPARKQAYNRGVPRF is encoded by the coding sequence ATGATAGAAAAAGAAGAAATTGCGCGAATTATGGCACAAGATACAAGGTTTCAGGAATTTGAGGACTTTCGACTATGGCTCCTTGGCGTCAAGGTTCAAGGAGTAAAACAAGCGTACAATAACGCCATGAATCTCAAGGCCCTGTTCCGTAAGAACGCGGTCTATACCATCAATCAAACGGAAGTAAACCGTCTTCTCGCCAAGGTCCGCACCTCGGGATATTCTTCTTCGCACCAACGGCACTTGCTCCAAGCCTTGGAGCTGTTCATCGAGTTCAAGGGCATCCAGGGCATCCAGCCCATCAAGAAGCCCAGGCAAACGCGGAAGATGCCCAGTTATCTACCGATAGAGGAAATGAAAAAGCTCATCGATGGGTGCCGGACCTACCGCCAACTAGCTATAGTCACCCTGTTCATGAAGACGGGACTTCGGCTTGCCGAACTTTGCAACCTCAATATTGGGGATATTGATACCGATAACCGGGTGATTAGGGTTCGCTCGGGGAAGGGTGATAGGGATAGGGAGGTCGATATGGATGACCAGCTCGTACAAATCCTCAACACCTACCGCGTGAAGTACAATATAATCAACGTCAAGCCCGACCACCCTTTGTTCTTATCCGAGAGGAAGCAAAGGATATCTCGGCATGCCGTGGAGGAAGAAATAAAGAAAGTGGGGCAGCAAGCCGGATTCGCGGTCAAGATAAAACCGCACGTGCTACGGCACTCCTTCGCTACCCATTGCACGCAGAACGGGACGGATATCATCTCGCTTCGGGACTTGCTGGGACACGCGGATATATCGACGACGGAAATCTATCTTCATTGCAATAATCCGGCACGGAAGCAAGCATACAACAGGGGTGTTCCCCGGTTCTAA
- a CDS encoding pyridoxamine 5'-phosphate oxidase family protein — translation MAKLTPEMEELLKSTKYFPLATASKDGEPNVVPVGSVFLMDSETIWIGNQFMDATVKNLQENPRASLYVWTQGVKGCLKIKADVDIVDDGPDYDKMKGMVSAKRADLKCRSLLVLKITDVFECASGPSAGKRLV, via the coding sequence ATGGCAAAGCTCACCCCGGAAATGGAGGAATTGCTCAAGTCGACCAAGTATTTCCCTCTGGCCACGGCCTCGAAGGATGGAGAACCGAACGTGGTTCCCGTCGGTTCGGTCTTCCTCATGGATTCCGAGACCATCTGGATCGGAAACCAGTTCATGGACGCCACGGTGAAGAACCTCCAGGAGAACCCCCGAGCCTCGCTGTACGTGTGGACCCAAGGGGTAAAAGGGTGCCTGAAGATCAAGGCGGACGTCGACATCGTCGATGACGGCCCCGATTACGATAAGATGAAGGGGATGGTCAGTGCGAAGCGGGCCGACCTCAAGTGCCGCTCCCTCCTTGTGCTAAAGATCACTGACGTGTTCGAGTGTGCCTCCGGGCCGAGTGCTGGTAAGCGGCTGGTGTAA
- a CDS encoding helicase-related protein, translating into MYVVHPLIRPGSIQEREYQATLADSCYFYSTLVVLPTGLGKTVIALRVMAEVLHRDGGKVLLLAPTKPLVEQHAAFLDDHLVGRSVVQLSGEVPPEQRAAEWNGHGVIVSTPQVVINDLRKGRIDLQGVKLIIFDEAHRATGRYAYVPIAQAFDAIGGRVLGITASPGGSKARIKAVCDNLHVRRIEARTEEDASIMEYLHEVRIETMDVDLPEGIADVCEALRSMYGAYISKLNHMGFLKTEGLPRVGYVIEMNKSLRARSFGKKNGYLFNALSLQAMAIKVGHALELAETQGVTALTSYMEKLKTEAQGRKGSKASQRIVASPEFARLEEIVSRTPEGHPKIPLVRELVTSQLEQKADSRVMVFTNYRDSCEMVARCLSDIGGARVSKLVGQSSRAHDKGQNQKEQVEVLSHLRSGRINTVVATCVGEEGLDVANTDLVIFYEPVPSEIRSIQRRGRTGRSRPGRVVVLVTKGTSDEPSLVASDRKEKAMRRNIQRINREWSEGRPTEAEETA; encoded by the coding sequence GTGTATGTCGTGCATCCCTTGATACGGCCGGGTTCGATCCAGGAACGGGAGTACCAGGCTACCCTCGCTGATTCGTGTTACTTCTACTCGACCTTGGTCGTACTGCCCACCGGGCTCGGGAAGACTGTGATCGCGCTCAGGGTGATGGCCGAGGTGCTCCATCGCGATGGCGGTAAGGTTCTCCTCCTCGCTCCGACCAAGCCGCTGGTGGAACAGCATGCCGCGTTCCTCGATGATCATCTCGTCGGCAGGTCCGTGGTCCAGTTGAGCGGAGAGGTGCCTCCTGAGCAGAGGGCGGCGGAGTGGAACGGGCACGGAGTGATCGTATCCACGCCGCAGGTGGTCATCAATGACCTCCGAAAGGGGAGGATCGATCTGCAAGGCGTCAAGCTCATCATCTTCGACGAGGCCCACAGAGCCACCGGCCGCTACGCCTACGTGCCTATCGCCCAGGCGTTCGATGCGATCGGGGGCCGGGTGCTGGGTATCACCGCCTCCCCGGGCGGATCCAAGGCGCGGATCAAGGCGGTGTGCGATAACCTCCATGTTCGGCGGATCGAGGCCCGGACGGAGGAGGACGCCAGTATAATGGAGTACCTCCACGAGGTACGAATCGAGACGATGGATGTGGACCTGCCGGAGGGGATCGCCGATGTTTGCGAGGCCCTGCGAAGCATGTACGGTGCGTACATCTCCAAGCTCAACCACATGGGTTTCCTGAAGACCGAGGGTCTGCCCAGGGTCGGATATGTGATCGAGATGAACAAATCCCTGCGGGCCAGATCCTTCGGCAAGAAGAACGGCTACCTGTTCAACGCCCTCAGCCTACAGGCCATGGCCATCAAGGTCGGACACGCCCTCGAGCTTGCTGAGACCCAGGGAGTGACGGCACTGACCTCGTATATGGAGAAATTGAAGACAGAAGCCCAGGGCAGGAAAGGGTCCAAGGCCTCCCAGAGGATCGTCGCTTCTCCCGAGTTCGCACGGCTGGAGGAGATCGTGTCCCGGACCCCTGAGGGACACCCCAAGATTCCCCTGGTCAGAGAGCTGGTGACCTCTCAGCTGGAGCAAAAGGCCGACTCCCGGGTCATGGTCTTCACCAATTACCGTGACTCCTGCGAAATGGTGGCCCGATGCCTCTCGGACATCGGCGGGGCCAGGGTGAGCAAGCTCGTTGGGCAGAGCTCGAGGGCTCACGATAAGGGACAGAATCAGAAGGAGCAGGTCGAGGTCCTCTCGCATCTGCGGTCCGGAAGGATCAACACGGTCGTGGCTACATGTGTGGGCGAGGAGGGGCTCGACGTCGCCAACACCGACCTCGTGATCTTCTACGAACCGGTGCCGTCGGAGATAAGGTCGATCCAGCGTCGGGGCCGCACGGGACGCAGCCGCCCGGGGCGTGTGGTGGTGCTGGTGACCAAGGGGACCAGCGACGAGCCCTCGTTGGTCGCCAGCGATCGGAAGGAGAAAGCCATGAGGCGGAACATCCAAAGGATCAATCGCGAGTGGAGCGAGGGGAGGCCGACGGAGGCCGAGGAGACCGCCTGA
- a CDS encoding FkbM family methyltransferase, giving the protein MRATSEEQQRRRPRMLTLYSKFIRAGDLVFDVGANHGDRSQLFLDLGARVVAVEPQPHCAEIMRRRFRADPRIDVLEAALDERQGNASIRLSDNDLVSSMSQQWIDRVRSCGRFDDSRWQEEMEVPTITMDALIARYGLPRFTKIDTEGYELQVFKGLSDPLPALSFEYTPEYIEPAVGSLRLLSALGSYLFNLSVGESMELGLPQYVQMESLASCLEALAEQRGQEESGDVYAVLEQRQDRNGRGTRHEKRGRERIEDPVVKHP; this is encoded by the coding sequence ATGAGAGCCACCTCCGAAGAGCAGCAGCGGCGCCGGCCCAGAATGCTGACCCTATACTCCAAGTTCATACGGGCCGGTGACCTGGTCTTCGACGTGGGGGCCAACCATGGGGATCGGTCGCAGCTCTTCCTTGACCTGGGGGCTAGGGTGGTGGCGGTGGAACCGCAGCCCCACTGCGCCGAGATCATGCGGAGAAGATTCCGTGCTGACCCTCGCATCGATGTCCTGGAGGCAGCGCTGGACGAGCGCCAGGGGAACGCATCGATACGTCTCTCCGACAACGACCTGGTCTCCTCCATGAGCCAACAGTGGATCGATCGGGTGAGGTCATGCGGTCGGTTCGACGACTCTCGGTGGCAGGAGGAGATGGAGGTACCGACCATCACCATGGACGCGCTCATCGCCAGGTATGGCCTTCCCCGCTTCACCAAGATCGATACCGAGGGTTACGAGCTTCAGGTATTCAAGGGCCTGAGTGATCCCCTACCCGCGCTCTCCTTCGAGTATACTCCCGAGTACATCGAGCCGGCGGTCGGGTCCCTGCGTCTCCTCTCGGCCCTCGGCTCCTATCTCTTCAACCTCTCGGTGGGAGAATCGATGGAGCTCGGCCTGCCGCAATATGTTCAGATGGAGAGCCTGGCTTCCTGCCTGGAGGCGCTCGCGGAGCAGAGGGGGCAGGAGGAATCAGGGGACGTGTACGCCGTCCTTGAACAGCGCCAGGACCGGAACGGTCGGGGGACGCGACATGAAAAAAGGGGGCGTGAGAGGATCGAAGACCCTGTTGTAAAGCATCCATGA
- a CDS encoding DUF3795 domain-containing protein — MSESNDRTSYCGLYCGDCIPHDKRVFLAVEELKKALDEVQFDQYAYLRSQAYGKLLDYPIFIRVLDEIEAIECKGPCATGGGKKVCIIRDCVKQKGYRGCWECGDSAKCMKLAALKRFHGKTIEHNHQMIREHGIENWAEKRGRHYPWR; from the coding sequence ATGTCAGAATCTAACGATCGGACCTCTTACTGTGGCCTTTATTGCGGCGATTGCATCCCTCACGACAAACGGGTTTTCCTCGCGGTAGAGGAGCTGAAGAAGGCGCTGGACGAGGTACAGTTCGACCAGTATGCGTACCTCCGTTCCCAAGCTTACGGTAAGCTCCTAGACTATCCCATTTTCATACGGGTGCTGGATGAGATCGAGGCGATCGAGTGCAAGGGTCCCTGCGCCACCGGCGGAGGAAAGAAGGTATGCATCATCCGGGACTGCGTCAAGCAGAAGGGTTACCGGGGATGCTGGGAGTGCGGGGACAGCGCGAAATGCATGAAGCTGGCGGCCCTGAAGCGGTTCCACGGAAAGACCATTGAGCATAATCATCAGATGATCCGGGAGCACGGCATCGAGAACTGGGCTGAAAAGAGAGGAAGGCACTACCCGTGGCGGTGA
- a CDS encoding trehalose-6-phosphate synthase: MNNNRIVLMSNREPYIHERTKRGIRCRVPTGGLVAALDPVMRSTGGTWIAWGSGSADMETSDAGGKILVPPENPSYVLRRIWLTTKEVADYYYGFSNRVIWPVCHMFQENALFEKDYWETYKKVNAKFAAAAVEELGEDRRLWVQDVHYCLVPSMVREALPDANIALFWHVPFPSVETFSCIPWRKELLKGLLGSDLIGFHTSAYSANFLATIKREFPEASVTDSAVELAGRVTMVKPFPLGIDYDEYMARGKSESIRRRAARLRRRMDIPHVIFGVDRLDYTKGILNRFLAFERFLESNPKFIGKVSFIQVASPTREVITEYREMKRQVEETVGRVNGRFQQPNWTPIIYMNRYVTPDDLMMYYMIADVAMITPVIDGMNLVAKEYITLNDQGVLILSEFAGASEEMGAALIVNPYDVEMSAKAILRALTMTPEERSRHVQALRSVIKKHDLYWWLDTFMKEWGLDVSSRDFHQRTIAKEMETEQSGDEVGKPSS; this comes from the coding sequence ATGAACAACAACAGGATTGTCCTGATGTCGAACCGGGAACCATACATACACGAACGGACCAAGAGAGGGATCCGATGTCGGGTACCGACCGGAGGGTTGGTGGCGGCGTTGGACCCCGTGATGCGGTCCACCGGGGGGACCTGGATCGCCTGGGGAAGCGGGAGCGCGGACATGGAGACGTCCGACGCCGGTGGCAAGATCCTCGTTCCGCCCGAAAATCCTTCGTACGTCCTGAGGAGAATATGGCTTACCACCAAGGAGGTGGCCGATTACTACTATGGGTTCAGCAATCGGGTCATATGGCCGGTGTGCCACATGTTCCAGGAGAACGCTCTGTTCGAGAAGGATTATTGGGAGACGTACAAGAAAGTGAACGCCAAGTTCGCGGCTGCGGCGGTCGAAGAGCTGGGCGAGGACCGACGCCTGTGGGTGCAGGACGTCCACTATTGCCTAGTACCCTCCATGGTGCGGGAAGCGTTACCGGATGCCAATATCGCCCTGTTCTGGCACGTCCCGTTCCCCTCGGTAGAGACCTTCTCCTGCATACCGTGGAGGAAGGAGCTGCTCAAGGGGCTGCTGGGCTCTGACCTCATAGGATTCCATACCTCTGCCTACTCGGCCAATTTCCTTGCCACCATCAAGCGGGAGTTCCCGGAGGCATCGGTCACTGATTCGGCGGTGGAGCTCGCCGGACGGGTCACCATGGTCAAGCCCTTTCCCCTGGGGATCGATTATGATGAGTACATGGCCCGTGGCAAGAGCGAAAGCATCAGACGTAGGGCGGCCAGGTTGCGCCGGCGGATGGATATACCACACGTGATATTCGGGGTCGACCGCCTGGACTATACCAAGGGCATCTTGAATCGCTTCCTCGCTTTCGAGCGGTTCTTGGAAAGCAATCCCAAGTTCATCGGCAAAGTGTCGTTCATCCAGGTCGCATCCCCCACCCGCGAGGTCATCACCGAGTACCGGGAAATGAAGAGACAGGTCGAGGAGACCGTGGGTAGGGTTAACGGGCGGTTCCAGCAGCCGAACTGGACGCCGATAATCTACATGAACAGATACGTCACACCGGATGACTTGATGATGTACTACATGATCGCCGATGTGGCCATGATCACCCCGGTGATCGACGGGATGAATCTGGTGGCCAAGGAGTACATTACTCTGAACGACCAGGGGGTTCTCATCCTCAGCGAGTTCGCCGGGGCCAGCGAGGAGATGGGCGCCGCCCTGATCGTCAATCCATACGACGTGGAGATGAGCGCCAAGGCCATCCTCAGGGCGCTCACCATGACTCCGGAGGAACGCAGCAGGCATGTTCAGGCCCTGAGGTCAGTGATCAAGAAGCACGATCTCTACTGGTGGCTGGATACCTTCATGAAGGAGTGGGGCCTCGACGTAAGCTCCCGGGACTTCCACCAGAGAACGATCGCCAAGGAAATGGAAACAGAACAGTCGGGAGACGAAGTCGGTAAGCCATCCTCCTAG
- a CDS encoding isocitrate/isopropylmalate dehydrogenase family protein, with protein sequence MKKVTVIPGDGIGPEVIAAALEVLRAVDAPLEMAEAGMGLSCFQATGSYLPEATIELLRGSDAAIFGAITSPVTYDPSYRSPLLYLRKSFDLYANIRPVRRWHPSIGLVDLDTVIVRENTEGMYTGVEREDEEGVVTERRVTRKACQRIVDRAISVCREKGLGSITCVHKSNVLRKSDGMFREIFREQVKSTNLEARDLLVDAAAAAMVLQPRKLECLVTLNLYGDILSDEAAALTGGLGFAPSVNLGDRFALFEPTHGSAPDIAGRDLANPTAAILSAAMMLRYLKMGAKADRIEGAVTEALGQDIRTADAGGLMGTREFTKRFVEVLSTF encoded by the coding sequence ATGAAAAAGGTAACGGTGATCCCCGGGGACGGAATAGGCCCCGAGGTCATCGCTGCCGCTCTTGAGGTGCTGCGGGCGGTGGACGCTCCCCTGGAGATGGCGGAGGCAGGTATGGGCCTATCGTGCTTCCAGGCGACTGGATCCTATCTCCCGGAGGCAACGATCGAGCTCCTCCGGGGGAGCGATGCCGCCATCTTCGGAGCGATAACCTCCCCGGTCACCTATGATCCATCGTACCGTTCCCCCCTCCTCTACCTTAGAAAAAGCTTCGATCTCTATGCCAACATCAGGCCGGTGCGCCGATGGCACCCCTCCATTGGGTTGGTCGACCTCGACACGGTCATCGTGCGGGAGAACACCGAAGGGATGTACACCGGCGTGGAACGGGAGGACGAGGAAGGCGTGGTGACAGAGAGGCGGGTCACCCGAAAAGCTTGCCAGCGCATCGTGGATAGGGCGATCTCGGTCTGTCGGGAAAAGGGTCTTGGGAGCATTACCTGCGTGCACAAGAGCAATGTCCTCAGGAAGTCCGATGGCATGTTCCGGGAGATCTTCCGGGAGCAGGTGAAAAGCACAAACCTGGAGGCCAGGGATCTTCTGGTTGACGCCGCGGCGGCGGCCATGGTCCTACAGCCCCGTAAGCTGGAATGCCTGGTCACCCTCAATCTTTACGGTGACATTCTATCCGATGAGGCCGCTGCCTTGACCGGGGGGCTGGGCTTCGCCCCATCTGTCAACCTGGGCGACCGCTTCGCACTCTTCGAACCGACCCATGGGTCTGCTCCCGACATCGCCGGGCGGGACCTAGCGAATCCAACGGCGGCGATCCTCTCGGCGGCAATGATGCTCCGGTACTTGAAGATGGGGGCGAAGGCCGATCGGATCGAAGGCGCGGTGACCGAGGCCCTGGGCCAAGACATAAGGACCGCCGACGCCGGCGGACTGATGGGCACTCGCGAGTTCACGAAGAGGTTCGTAGAGGTCCTATCAACTTTCTGA
- a CDS encoding deoxyhypusine synthase — MKAKRPVKDIKYESGMTVDALMVQLRQSGGFTGRKMSEAVDIMEKMVRKDGCTTFLSFPACIMATGTRGVIVELVKRGLVDAIITTCGTLDHDLARTWKSYYHGDFLMDDVKLHQEGLNRLGNVLVPNSSYGVVLERKLGPMFKEILKDRDSISTREIVDQVGARIDDEDSLVHWCNRNKVPMFIPGITDGSFGSQLWMYWQDHRKLKVDLFQDEQDLMDMVFDAKESGALMIGGGISKHHTIWWNQFRGGLDHAVYLTTAVEYDGSLSGAQVREAVSWGKVKENADHVTVEGDATITLPFIVASLLERLDRR, encoded by the coding sequence ATGAAAGCAAAGAGACCGGTCAAGGATATCAAGTACGAATCGGGCATGACGGTCGACGCGCTCATGGTCCAGCTCAGGCAGTCTGGGGGCTTCACCGGGAGGAAGATGTCAGAGGCGGTGGACATCATGGAGAAGATGGTACGGAAGGATGGGTGCACCACATTCCTCTCCTTCCCGGCCTGCATCATGGCCACCGGGACCCGGGGAGTCATCGTCGAGTTGGTCAAACGGGGCCTGGTCGACGCCATCATCACCACCTGCGGGACTCTGGACCACGACCTGGCAAGGACCTGGAAGAGCTACTACCATGGAGATTTCCTCATGGACGACGTGAAGCTCCACCAGGAGGGACTGAACCGGCTGGGGAACGTGTTGGTGCCCAACTCCAGTTATGGCGTGGTGCTCGAGAGGAAGCTGGGCCCGATGTTCAAGGAGATCCTCAAGGACCGTGACTCTATATCCACCCGCGAGATCGTGGACCAGGTCGGGGCTAGGATCGACGACGAGGATTCGCTCGTGCACTGGTGCAATCGCAACAAGGTCCCCATGTTCATCCCGGGGATCACCGATGGGTCCTTCGGCAGCCAGCTGTGGATGTACTGGCAGGATCACCGCAAGCTCAAGGTCGATCTCTTCCAGGACGAGCAGGACCTCATGGATATGGTCTTCGACGCCAAGGAGAGCGGGGCCCTCATGATCGGAGGGGGCATTTCCAAGCATCACACCATCTGGTGGAACCAGTTCCGCGGCGGCCTGGACCACGCGGTGTACCTGACCACCGCCGTGGAGTACGATGGCTCCCTGTCCGGGGCGCAGGTAAGGGAGGCCGTCTCGTGGGGCAAGGTCAAGGAGAACGCTGACCACGTGACCGTGGAGGGCGATGCCACCATCACCCTGCCGTTCATTGTAGCTAGCCTGCTAGAGAGGCTGGACCGGCGATGA
- a CDS encoding thymidylate kinase, with amino-acid sequence MKRWIVVDGLDGSGKSTVARWIKEHYEARGDRVYVQVHPSDRRAGRMSRRALQERGPIMFVISTAFYVLDVLISVAKIRTEYEKYDDLVFVRYLMGTAYLPKRFARQGYDVFAKVLPVPERLLLVDIDPEKALHRIAQRDDREEMFENLPALNKGREKILMLSEGWRVLNNNGDEASTRQLLNEQLESWDRVLGPASEGSGTGPASTEGGLTSG; translated from the coding sequence GTGAAGCGTTGGATTGTAGTCGACGGCCTCGATGGATCGGGCAAGAGCACGGTGGCAAGATGGATAAAGGAGCACTACGAGGCCAGGGGGGACCGCGTGTACGTGCAGGTGCACCCCTCCGACCGCCGGGCCGGGCGCATGTCCAGGCGGGCCCTCCAGGAACGAGGACCGATAATGTTCGTGATATCCACCGCGTTCTACGTCCTGGACGTCCTCATATCGGTGGCCAAAATTAGGACAGAGTATGAGAAGTATGACGATCTGGTGTTCGTCCGCTACCTCATGGGAACCGCGTACCTCCCCAAGCGGTTCGCCCGGCAGGGGTACGATGTCTTCGCCAAGGTGCTGCCGGTCCCGGAGAGGTTGTTGCTGGTGGACATCGATCCGGAGAAAGCCTTGCACCGCATTGCGCAGCGGGATGACCGGGAGGAGATGTTCGAGAACCTCCCCGCGCTGAACAAGGGTCGGGAGAAGATCCTCATGCTGTCCGAAGGGTGGAGGGTGCTGAACAATAACGGTGACGAGGCCTCCACCCGTCAGCTCCTGAACGAGCAGCTGGAGAGCTGGGACCGGGTGCTGGGGCCGGCAAGCGAGGGGTCGGGCACGGGCCCAGCCTCGACCGAGGGCGGCTTGACGTCCGGTTGA
- a CDS encoding inorganic phosphate transporter: MDGVTLIEMALLIVAVVIVTLFFAFTNGFQDSSATVATMVACRAATPRTGVVYSAAFGFLGVMLGGSAVAFTIENLVTVSDPDLFVQILLSAVLSAASWNIITWWFGLPSSSTHALVGGLVGAGVAGAGASSIDWGFAELSSGQVVGLVKVLLFLVLSVAIGFAAGFAVKRGSMIALRNAKQSINRPIRRAQYVTTAVLAFAHGANDGQKQMGIIAIALASGGLIAAQEIPLWVRLLTAIAIAMGTIGGGWKIMKTLGRKIYPIKAIDSLDSQLASSCTILLSTAAGAPVSSTQVVASSVMGVGAGERVKMVQWSVGKHMVISWLLTIPASAMVSALLFNILRLLLGG; the protein is encoded by the coding sequence GTGGACGGTGTAACCCTGATCGAGATGGCTCTCCTGATCGTCGCCGTGGTCATAGTGACGTTGTTCTTCGCTTTCACCAATGGCTTCCAGGATTCCAGCGCCACCGTGGCCACGATGGTGGCGTGCCGGGCGGCCACCCCCCGCACAGGAGTGGTCTATTCGGCCGCCTTCGGCTTCCTCGGAGTGATGCTGGGGGGGAGCGCGGTGGCTTTCACCATCGAGAACCTGGTCACCGTCAGTGACCCCGACCTTTTCGTCCAGATCCTCCTTTCCGCGGTGCTGAGCGCGGCATCCTGGAACATCATCACCTGGTGGTTCGGACTGCCCTCTTCATCCACCCACGCCCTGGTCGGTGGGCTGGTGGGCGCCGGGGTGGCCGGAGCGGGCGCGAGTAGCATAGACTGGGGCTTCGCCGAACTGTCATCGGGGCAGGTCGTCGGCCTGGTAAAGGTACTTCTGTTCCTTGTGCTCTCGGTGGCCATCGGCTTCGCCGCCGGGTTCGCGGTCAAGCGGGGGAGCATGATCGCCCTGAGGAACGCCAAGCAATCTATTAACCGCCCTATCCGCCGTGCCCAGTATGTCACCACAGCGGTCCTGGCCTTCGCTCACGGGGCCAACGACGGTCAGAAGCAGATGGGCATCATCGCCATCGCCCTGGCCTCCGGTGGCCTCATCGCCGCCCAGGAGATACCTCTATGGGTCCGATTGCTGACAGCCATCGCCATCGCCATGGGCACCATCGGGGGAGGATGGAAGATCATGAAGACCCTGGGCCGTAAGATATACCCGATCAAGGCCATCGACAGCCTGGACTCCCAGCTGGCGTCATCGTGCACGATCCTTCTGTCCACGGCTGCCGGTGCGCCAGTATCGTCGACCCAGGTCGTCGCATCCAGCGTCATGGGGGTGGGGGCGGGGGAACGTGTCAAGATGGTCCAGTGGTCGGTGGGGAAGCATATGGTCATCTCATGGTTGCTGACCATCCCCGCCTCGGCGATGGTGTCGGCGCTCCTGTTTAATATCCTCAGGTTGCTCTTGGGAGGTTGA
- a CDS encoding DUF47 family protein yields MRKVMEGSKNKEKGKLLDSIFPPKYDFLGMLFHQAELTEAGVRALNAWMIKGDLSHPPTEVEEIERQADDARRYMEGLLLEAFSTPFDRQDIYSFSRQMDNILNFCLSTAVEMRAFGVAPDKPTKNMAAALQRGTEMVKDAVMIMPKDPARAQAMIREMRRNESEIEKTYVADLAVVFSSSDPIEAMKKREVYHHLKDAGRALSITIDILHRIIVEMG; encoded by the coding sequence TTGAGGAAGGTCATGGAAGGCAGCAAGAACAAGGAGAAAGGCAAGTTGCTCGATTCCATCTTCCCCCCGAAATACGATTTCCTGGGAATGTTGTTCCACCAGGCCGAGCTGACCGAAGCGGGGGTGAGGGCGCTGAACGCCTGGATGATCAAGGGTGATCTTTCCCATCCGCCGACCGAGGTAGAGGAGATCGAGCGGCAGGCCGACGATGCCCGCCGGTACATGGAGGGCCTGCTTCTAGAAGCGTTCTCCACCCCCTTTGACAGACAGGACATATACTCATTCTCAAGGCAGATGGACAACATCCTCAACTTCTGCCTGTCCACCGCGGTGGAGATGAGGGCCTTCGGGGTGGCCCCCGACAAGCCGACCAAGAACATGGCCGCCGCCCTTCAGCGGGGGACCGAGATGGTCAAGGATGCGGTCATGATCATGCCCAAGGATCCCGCCCGGGCTCAAGCCATGATCCGAGAGATGAGGAGGAACGAGAGCGAGATCGAGAAGACCTACGTCGCTGACCTGGCTGTCGTGTTCTCCAGCAGTGACCCGATCGAGGCGATGAAGAAGCGAGAGGTTTACCACCATCTCAAGGACGCTGGTCGGGCGCTGAGCATTACTATCGACATCCTGCACCGTATTATCGTGGAGATGGGGTAG